From one Scophthalmus maximus strain ysfricsl-2021 chromosome 19, ASM2237912v1, whole genome shotgun sequence genomic stretch:
- the LOC118314427 gene encoding mucin-5AC, whose product MHVCVSIWTLPPMTSLLCLLILSSLAASTTLGLEGVFFGPRDQTVGEGEGVFFQCVSGESSPPASVTWLKDGEVVTRGRQIQGEYGGGHQKKTSGTLHLFNVTLEDDGMYICVTHNPSLNISSKSKAAKLTVQGVPRRLELIQGPDNITVAMGTAISMHCAVRGFPVPMVHWFKNGCHLTNSSASFSLQNNGQLLTFRNVTREDMGSYHCEASNREETVKSQPAFLLPAEMDWSFVQQPRNLTAKRGENATVTCRPPRSRPLAQVSWFKNNRLLTPTAHVTVLQSGDLFFHSIQEFDRGSYFCRASNVHLQRFLTSRRATLTVLAPPSVKLWPQLLTVPAGARVVLECEASGHPLPTISWIKRGHSKQTGGRAASGRRNATLRIQSARSFDEGEYVCEASNTLGQSRSTAILSVAVSPIIVTFVGQLSCGTGTSVVLPCRAVGLLPITYTWTRGRAETQSPIGPTGDMHIGEDGALHISSVQWDDGGEYYCTAENRAGRHQRRTVLSVTDKDRPPDRGQQTRPFFPAIINTTKALPLSSDSLAEQHLKTTHRPPVQPQPEKTTCSSSICDAMTNAATTFSTFSRGAVARLKLSQGPFGHPSQHHLIQPTTDPAQLFATPMPHPLLQPPPHPNVQPVDDHSQPPVTSAPLLISDSEPPVTHNQTLVVTRSRLIPEVLGTTLQYPLTESQSHLASSRTKSDHQVSNQLLTVPDSQGSKIRPGSVASQTTEPDVGTPMTQPPLRVSRSFGFVKLDSYLSTPTHSLVTQTMTSQSHLSQTQSHQLVTKSQLYQSYPEQTSNLVSQKKLENPGHPQLKPSPTTAQIPPTYPRQSSTFSFLPKFHLELSTAQTYLLATQPPPSSISTPQIYQVHSQPSTPKPSQATSTIPQTQPWPSPHPQPSISTIRPDNQTSGPSTLDPEITGVPQSNKSDQVQLNVTEQGDSAQSGKSANDTELTEWRKRNTSQSPMTSNDPRGTQQSPSWLPVVEKHDIPIVVGVGVSLAFIFITVTFYSVVQKNEPVPTSRAAQRNVGVPIRHAERRAEGRTYENRAFEDDDCVAVIEQSPNTSDTRARPPGPSLVTVQMEPTSEDLQEDTQPALDNHSVTIETYPESILDTKIDPSLEEENGCSLSQPSIQLQCAEDWTSSRGDNHSLCQDSLPPPSSLPSRSPSPSPPSRRDEGLHSSFTLQSPEQCVAPIHHSLSISHGNSPLLLSHHVSLGLTTVAVDVHFYPAPTASMAVGTSTRISSVSTSTSVTAPLFSPPLVNSRETDQSAARPHQCKQ is encoded by the exons atgcacgtgtgtgtctcCATCTGGACGCTCCCACCGATGACTTCCCTCCTCTGCTTACTCATCCTGTCCAGCCTGGCAGCCTCCACCACACTGG GTTTGGAGGGTGTTTTCTTCGGTCCCCGGGACCAAACAGttggcgagggagagggagtctTCTTCCAGTGTGTGTCCGGGGAAAGTTCACCTCCTGCCAGCGTCACCTGGCTCAAAGATGGAGAGGTGGTCACACGAGGGAGACAGATTCAG GGTGAGTATGGAGGTGGTCACCAGAAGAAAACGTCAGGCACGCTGCATCTCTTCAATGTAACACTGGAGGATGATGGGATGTACATTTGTGTCACACACAATCCTTCACTGAACATCAGCAGCAAGAGCAAAGCAGCCAAGCTGACTGTGCAGG GGGTTCCCAGACGGCTGGAGCTCATCCAGGGCCCTGAcaacatcactgttgctatgggaACAGCAATCTCCATGCACTGTGCTGTCCGTGGCTTCCCTGTTCCCATGGTGCACTGGTTCAAAAACGGCTGCCACCTGACGAACAGCTCGGCCTCGTTCAGCCTGCAGAACAATGGACAGCTGCTCACATTCAG AAATGTGACGAGGGAGGATATGGGCTCATATCACTGTGAGGCATCCAACCGGGAAGAGACGGTCAAGTCGCAACCAGCCTTCTTACTTCCAGCGG AGATGGACTGGAGTTTTGTGCAGCAGCCCAGGAACTTGACGGCGAAGAGAGGTGAGAACGCCACGGTGACCTGCAGACCCCCGCGCAGCCGACCTCTGGCCCAGGTGTCCTGGTTCAAAAACAACCGGCTTCTAACCCCCACAGCTCATGTGACTGTGCTGCAGAGCGGAGACCTCTTCtttcacag TATTCAAGAGTTTGACCGTGGGAGTTACTTCTGCAGGGCCTCCAACGTCCACCTTCAGAGATTTCTCACCTCGCGACGAGCAACGCTGACTGTGCTGG CTCCTCCATCAGTCAAACTGTGGCCCCAGCTGCTGACGGTGCCCGCGGGCGCTCGGGTGGTGCTGGAGTGTGAGGCGTCAGGTCACCCTTTACCCACCATCAGCTGGATCAAGAGAGGCCACTCCAAGCAGACCGGAGGCCGGGCTGCTTCAGG ACGGAGAAATGCCACTCTTCGCATCCAGTCGGCCAGGAGCTTCGACGAGGGAGAGTACGTGTGCGAGGCCTCGAACACACTGGGCCAAAGCCGCAGCACAGCAATTCTGAGCGTGGCTG TGAGCCCCATCATAGTGACCTTTGTAGGTCAGCTGAGTTGCGGGACGGGGACTTCAGTGGTCCTACCCTGCAGGGCTGTTGGACTTCTCCCCATCACATATACCTGGaccagaggcagagcagagacacagtCCCCCATCGGTCCCACTGGAGACATGCACATTGGCG AAGATGGAGCTCTGCATATTTCGAGTGTGCAGTGGGACGATGGAGGGGAATATTACTGTACCGCCGAGAACCGAGCAGGGCGACATCAGAGACGAACCGTCCTCTCTGTCACAG ATAAAGATCGTCCACCTGACAGAGGCCAGCAGACAAGACCGTTTTTTCCGGCT ATCATCAACACGACCAAGGCACTGCCACTTTCCAGTGACTCTTTGGCTGAGCAACATCTCAAGACAACACATCGTCCACCTGTACAGCCACAGCCTGAGAAGACCACAT gCTCTTCATCGATCTGTGATGCTATGACAAATGCAGCTaccacattttcaacattttcaaggGGAGCTGTGGCTAGGCTAAAGTTGTCACAGGGACCCTTTGGTCATCCTTCACAGCACCACCTGATTCAACCCACGACCGATCCAGCCCAGCTGTTTGCCACACCAATGCCCCATCCACTTTTGCAACCTCCTCCACATCCAAACGTCCAGCCAGTAGACGACCACAGCCAACCACCAGTGACTAGCGCTCCACTTTTAATCTCAGATAGTGAACCACCAGTAACACACAACCAGACACTGGTAGTTACCAGGAGCCGCCTGATACCAGAAGTTTTGGGTACAACCCTTCAGTATCCACTCACTGAAAGTCAATCCCATTTGGCATCATCGCGTACAAAATCCGATCATCAAGTCAGTAACCAATTGTTGACAGTGCCTGATTCTCAGGGCTCTAAGATCCGTCCTGGGTCTGTTGCCAGTCAAACCACAGAACCTGATGTTGGGACACCCATGACTCAACCACCGCTCCGTGTGAGTAGATCATTTGGCTTTGTCAAGTTGGACTCCTATTTGTCGACCCCAACGCATAGTCTTGTAACCCAAACTATGACAAGCCAATCACACCTATCTCAAACTCAGTCACACCAGCTGGTTACTAAAAGTCAGTTGTACCAGTCGTACCCTGAGCAAACCTCAAACCTGGTTTCTCAAAAGAAGCTGGAAAACCCAGGTCACCCACAACTGAAGCCTTCACCGACAACCGCACAAATACCTCCAACTTATCCTCGACAATCCTCTACTTTTAGTTTTCTACCCAAGTTTCATTTAGAGCTATCAACAGCCCAAACGTATCTGCTTGCCACACAACCTCCACCTTCTTCAATCAGCACACCTCAAATATACCAAGTTCACAGTCAACCTTCAACACCTAAACCAAGTCAAGCCACTTCTACAATTCCTCAAACCCAACCTTGGCCATCTCCACACCCACAGCCTTCAATCTCAACCATTCGCCCTGACAATCAGACCTCTGGTCCTTCAACGCTGGACCCTGAGATTACTGGCGTCCCTCAGTCAAACAAATCTGACCAGGTACAACTAAATGTTACTGAGCAAGGTGACTCAGCTCAGTCAGGTAAATCAGCCAACGACACCGAGCTTACAGAGTGGCGGAAGAGGAACACCTCCCAATCACCTATGACCAGTAATGATCCCAG AGGGACTCAGCAGTCTCCTTCATGGCTACCCGTGGTGGAGAAGCATGACATCCCTATCGTTGTGGGCGTGGGTGTATCTTTGGcgttcatcttcatcactgttACCTTCTATTCAGTGGTCCAGAAGAATGAACCTGTACCAACAAGCCGAGCAG CTCAGAGGAACGTGGGTGTACCCATAAGACACGCTGAACGTCGAGCTGAAGGGCGTACATACGAAAACAG AGCTTTTGAAGACGATGACTGTGTGGCGGTGATCGAGCAGAGTCCTAACACATCGGACACCCGAGCCCGACCTCCAGGGCCCAGCCTGGTCACAGTGCAGATGGAACCCACATCTGAGGATCTTCAAGAGGACACACAACCCGCTCTGGACAACCATTCGGTCACCATTGAAACTTATCCTGAGTCCATTCTTGacacaaag ATTGATCCCTCTCTGGAAGAGGAGAATGGCTGCAGTTTGTCCCAGCCCAGCATCCAGCTGCAGTGTGCTGAGGACTggaccagcagcagaggagacaaCCACAGCCTGTGCCAGGACTCCTTGCCTCCTCCGTCATCCTTACCTTCGCGGTCACCTTCCCCGTCTCCCCCGTCCAGACGAGACGAGGGCCTGCACTCCTCATTCACCCTGCAAAGTCCCGAGCAATGTGTAGCGCCGATCCACCACAGCCTCAGCATCTCACACGGCAACTCACCCCTGCTCCTGTCCCACCACGTCTCCCTGGGTCTCACTACGGTTGCTGTTGATGTCCATTTTTACCCAGCGCCCACTGCTTCGATGGCAGTAGGAACAAGCACTCGTATCAGTTCAGTCTCCACTTCCACGTCAGTGACTGCTCCGCTCTTCAGTCCTCCATTAGTTAACAGTCGTGAGACTGACCAATCGGCGGCCAGACCTCATCAGTGTAAGCAGTAA
- the ptgs1 gene encoding prostaglandin G/H synthase 1 isoform X1, which translates to MEIMREFGVSSLWVSFNLLLLLLQTSSCDSSVVNPCCYYPCQQSGVCVRFGTDGYKCDCTRTGFYGENCTVPEFWTRVRLMLKPSPSVVHYILTHLRWFWDVVNNSFLQDTFMRLVLTVRSELIPSPPTYNTKYGYLNWESYYNISYYTRLLPPVPEDCPLPMGTKGKPVLPDPKVLTERFFKRTKFRPNPQGTNLMFAFMAQHFTHQFFKTDHDVQVGFTKALGHGVDASNIYGDNLMRQLQLRLRKDGKLKYQLVDGEMYPPAVSEAPVHMIYPEGFPPQHQLAIGQEFYGILPGLTMYATIWLREHNRVCDVLKAEHPTWDDEQLFQTTRLIIIGEIINIIIEEYVQQLSGYLLKLKFDPSLLFNERFQYSNRIAMEFCHLYHWHPLMPDSFLIDGDDIPYSQFLYNTSLLMHYGVEKLVDAFSRQPAGQIGGGRNSHEVVLKVADMVIKESRAARVQPFNEYRKKFNLKPYTSFDEFTDDIEMARGLEELYGDIDALEFYTGVLLEKVRSNGIFGESMVEMGAPFSLKGLLGNPICSPVYWKPSTFGGETGFNIVKTSTLKKLVCLNTKWCPYVDFRVPRSEEEAKPRKPLTEL; encoded by the exons ATGGAAATCATGAGAG AGTTTGGCGTCTCCTCCCTGTGGGTGTCcttcaacctgctgctgctgctgctgcagacctcTTCATGTGACTCGAGTGTTG TGAATCCCTGTTGTTACTACCCATGTCAGCAatcgggagtgtgtgtgagatttggtacAGACGGCTACAAGTGTGACTGCACTCGCACTGGCTTCTATGGAGAAAACTGCACTGTTC CGGAGTTCTGGACCAGGGTTCGTCTCATGCTGAAGCCCAGCCCCTCGGTGGTTCACTACATCCTCACCCACTTACGGTGGTTCTGGGACGTGGTCAACAACTCTTTCCTGCAAGACACCTTCATGAGATTAGTGCTGACAG TCAGAAGTGAACTTATTCCAAGTCCTCCGACCTACAACACCAAATATGGATACCTCAACTGGGAGTCGTACTACAACATCTCCTACTACACCCGGCTCCTCCCTCCTGTACCCGAAGACTGCCCTCTGCCCATGGGAACTAAAG GTAAACCGGTCCTCCCTGACCCCAAAGTGTTGACCGAGCGTTTCTTTAAAAGAACCAAATTTCGGCCAAACCCCCAGGGAACCAATCTGATGTTTGCCTTCATGGCCCAACACTTCACCCACCAGTTTTTCAAGACGGACCATGATGTTCAAGTTGGCTTCACCAAGGCTTTAGGACACGGG GTAGATGCGAGTAATATTTATGGAGACAACCTCATGCGACAGCTTCAACTCCGGCTTCGTAAAGATGGAAAGCTAAAATATCAG TTAGTTGATGGTGAGATGTACCCCCCTGCCGTATCTGAGGCCCCCGTGCACATGATATACCCTGAGGGTTTCCCTCCACAGCACCAGCTGGCCATTGGTCAGGAGTTTTATGGCATCCTGCCCGGTCTCACCATGTACGCCACCATATGGCTGAGGGAGCACAACAGAGTCTGTGACGTCCTGAAGGCAGAACATCCCACCTGGGATGATGAGCAGCTTTTCCAGACCACCAGACTCATCATCATTG GGGAGATCATCAACATTATCATTGAAGAGTACGTGCAGCAGCTGAGCGGTTACCTGCTGAAGCTGAAGTTCGATCCCTCCCTGCTCTTCAATGAGCGTTTCCAGTACAGCAACCGTATCGCCATGGAGTTCTGCCACCTCTACCACTGGCACCCGCTGATGCCCGACAGCTTTCTCATCGACGGAGATGACATCCCCTACTCGCAGTTTCTTTACAACACATCGCTCCTCATGCATTACGGGGTGGAGAAACTGGTGGACGCCTTTTCTCGACAGCCTGCGGGACAG ATCGGTGGAGGTCGCAACTCTCACGAAGTTGTACTCAAAGTGGCGGACATGGTCATCAAAGAGTCCAGGGCGGCTCGTGTGCAGCCCTTCAATGAATACAGGAAGAAGTTTAACCTGAAGCCATACACCTCTTTTGATGAGTTTACTG ATGACATCGAAATGGCCAGAGGTTTAGAGGAACTCTACGGGGACATTGACGCCCTGGAGTTTTACACTGGAGTCCTGCTGGAGAAAGTGCGCTCCAATGGTATATTTGGTGAGAGCATGGTGGAGATGGGCGCTCCCTTCTCCCTGAAGGGCCTGCTGGGAAACCCCATCTGCTCCCCCGTGTACTGGAAGCCCAGCACCTTCGGGGGAGAAACGGGCTTCAACATTGTCAAAACTTCCACTCTGAAGAAACTGGTGTGCCTCAACACCAAGTGGTGTCCGTATGTGGACTTCCGTGTTCCACGAAGTGAGGAAGAGGCAAAACCAAGGAAACCACTAACTGAACTCTAA
- the ptgs1 gene encoding prostaglandin G/H synthase 1 isoform X2 has translation MEIMREFGVSSLWVSFNLLLLLLQTSSCDSSVVNPCCYYPCQQSGVCVRFGTDGYKCDCTRTGFYGENCTVPEFWTRVRLMLKPSPSVVHYILTHLRWFWDVVNNSFLQDTFMRLVLTVRSELIPSPPTYNTKYGYLNWESYYNISYYTRLLPPVPEDCPLPMGTKGKPVLPDPKVLTERFFKRTKFRPNPQGTNLMFAFMAQHFTHQFFKTDHDVQVGFTKALGHGVDASNIYGDNLMRQLQLRLRKDGKLKYQLVDGEIPPQHQLAIGQEFYGILPGLTMYATIWLREHNRVCDVLKAEHPTWDDEQLFQTTRLIIIGEIINIIIEEYVQQLSGYLLKLKFDPSLLFNERFQYSNRIAMEFCHLYHWHPLMPDSFLIDGDDIPYSQFLYNTSLLMHYGVEKLVDAFSRQPAGQIGGGRNSHEVVLKVADMVIKESRAARVQPFNEYRKKFNLKPYTSFDEFTDDIEMARGLEELYGDIDALEFYTGVLLEKVRSNGIFGESMVEMGAPFSLKGLLGNPICSPVYWKPSTFGGETGFNIVKTSTLKKLVCLNTKWCPYVDFRVPRSEEEAKPRKPLTEL, from the exons ATGGAAATCATGAGAG AGTTTGGCGTCTCCTCCCTGTGGGTGTCcttcaacctgctgctgctgctgctgcagacctcTTCATGTGACTCGAGTGTTG TGAATCCCTGTTGTTACTACCCATGTCAGCAatcgggagtgtgtgtgagatttggtacAGACGGCTACAAGTGTGACTGCACTCGCACTGGCTTCTATGGAGAAAACTGCACTGTTC CGGAGTTCTGGACCAGGGTTCGTCTCATGCTGAAGCCCAGCCCCTCGGTGGTTCACTACATCCTCACCCACTTACGGTGGTTCTGGGACGTGGTCAACAACTCTTTCCTGCAAGACACCTTCATGAGATTAGTGCTGACAG TCAGAAGTGAACTTATTCCAAGTCCTCCGACCTACAACACCAAATATGGATACCTCAACTGGGAGTCGTACTACAACATCTCCTACTACACCCGGCTCCTCCCTCCTGTACCCGAAGACTGCCCTCTGCCCATGGGAACTAAAG GTAAACCGGTCCTCCCTGACCCCAAAGTGTTGACCGAGCGTTTCTTTAAAAGAACCAAATTTCGGCCAAACCCCCAGGGAACCAATCTGATGTTTGCCTTCATGGCCCAACACTTCACCCACCAGTTTTTCAAGACGGACCATGATGTTCAAGTTGGCTTCACCAAGGCTTTAGGACACGGG GTAGATGCGAGTAATATTTATGGAGACAACCTCATGCGACAGCTTCAACTCCGGCTTCGTAAAGATGGAAAGCTAAAATATCAG TTAGTTGATGGTGAGA TCCCTCCACAGCACCAGCTGGCCATTGGTCAGGAGTTTTATGGCATCCTGCCCGGTCTCACCATGTACGCCACCATATGGCTGAGGGAGCACAACAGAGTCTGTGACGTCCTGAAGGCAGAACATCCCACCTGGGATGATGAGCAGCTTTTCCAGACCACCAGACTCATCATCATTG GGGAGATCATCAACATTATCATTGAAGAGTACGTGCAGCAGCTGAGCGGTTACCTGCTGAAGCTGAAGTTCGATCCCTCCCTGCTCTTCAATGAGCGTTTCCAGTACAGCAACCGTATCGCCATGGAGTTCTGCCACCTCTACCACTGGCACCCGCTGATGCCCGACAGCTTTCTCATCGACGGAGATGACATCCCCTACTCGCAGTTTCTTTACAACACATCGCTCCTCATGCATTACGGGGTGGAGAAACTGGTGGACGCCTTTTCTCGACAGCCTGCGGGACAG ATCGGTGGAGGTCGCAACTCTCACGAAGTTGTACTCAAAGTGGCGGACATGGTCATCAAAGAGTCCAGGGCGGCTCGTGTGCAGCCCTTCAATGAATACAGGAAGAAGTTTAACCTGAAGCCATACACCTCTTTTGATGAGTTTACTG ATGACATCGAAATGGCCAGAGGTTTAGAGGAACTCTACGGGGACATTGACGCCCTGGAGTTTTACACTGGAGTCCTGCTGGAGAAAGTGCGCTCCAATGGTATATTTGGTGAGAGCATGGTGGAGATGGGCGCTCCCTTCTCCCTGAAGGGCCTGCTGGGAAACCCCATCTGCTCCCCCGTGTACTGGAAGCCCAGCACCTTCGGGGGAGAAACGGGCTTCAACATTGTCAAAACTTCCACTCTGAAGAAACTGGTGTGCCTCAACACCAAGTGGTGTCCGTATGTGGACTTCCGTGTTCCACGAAGTGAGGAAGAGGCAAAACCAAGGAAACCACTAACTGAACTCTAA
- the areg gene encoding proheparin-binding EGF-like growth factor, whose translation MKPLILTSLLCSVVCSALSAQGSDATHSSGLAGVTGGPASGEGALVTLLSDDDQLDEDPSGGGSENFRLHESRLNKEGRKGRRGNGRRGGKNRSKATTSFNPEHTALTNGYTSTLSTTEDPCASTHLGYCIHGYCKHMEGLPEPVCICMKGYDGSRCGIQTLETGKTRAGESSDTELVQMVLVIIAVVLSVISCTAILLMTCAHYRSHKNYLASYLGTGMEQEKLQKPLADVMV comes from the exons ATGAAACCGCTCATCCTCACCAGTCTCCTGTGCTCCG TCGTCTGCAGTGCTCTGAGTGCTCAGGGCTCTGACGCCACACACTCCAGTGGATTGGCCGGAGTGACCGGCGGTCCGGCCTCCGGAGAGGGGGCCCTGGTGACTTTGCTGAGTGACGATGACCAGCTGGATGAAGACCCTTCAGGGGGCGGCAGTGAAAACTTCAGGCTTCACG aGTCACGTCTCAAtaaggaggggaggaagggaaggagaggcaATGGCAGGAGGGGCGGCAAGAACCGGAGCAAAGCCACGACCTCTTTCAACCCCGAGCACACGGCCCTCACCAACGGATACACGTCGACCCTCAGCACAACGGAGGACCCGTGCGCCTCCACCCACCTGGGCTACTGTATTCACGGTTACTGCAAGCACATGGAGGGACTGCCGGAGCCGGTGTGCAT ATGTATGAAAGGTTACGACGGGAGCCGCTGCGGGATCCAAACCCTGGAGACGGGTAAAACCAGGGCGGGCGAGAGCAGCGACACTGAGTTGGTGCAGATGGTCCTAGTCATCATCGCCGTGGTCCTGTCAGTCATCAGCTGCACCGCCATCCTGCTCATGACCTGCGCTCA TTACAGGTCACATAAAAACTACCTGGCGTCCTACCTGGGAACTGGGATGGAGCAGGAGAAGTTACAGAAACCTCTGGCTGACGTCATGGTGTGA